In Hevea brasiliensis isolate MT/VB/25A 57/8 chromosome 13, ASM3005281v1, whole genome shotgun sequence, a single genomic region encodes these proteins:
- the LOC110648033 gene encoding nuclear transcription factor Y subunit A-7 isoform X1 codes for MHNSLMTSSVHDLSDCCPDNSETNEQQKHSESQIQSLSPATAPVHPGMSTPNVQYATSLQLGSGHTMAAAAYPYPDPYYRSIFAPYDAQPYPPQPYGGQPMVHLQLMGIQQAGVPLPSDAVEEPVFVNAKQYHGILRRRQSRAKAESENKAIKSRKPYLHESRHLHALRRARGLGGRFLNSKKNENQQENGDSPGDKSQSNINLNSDKNDIASSDSKS; via the exons ATGCATAATAGCCTCATGACTTCTTCTGTGCATGATCTTTcag ATTGTTGTCCAGATAATAGTGAGACTAATGAGCAGCAGAAACACTCAGAATCTCAGATTCAGTCTCTTTCTCCTGCAACTGCACCAGTGCACCCTGGGATGTCAACCCCAAATGTCCAGTATGCAACAAGCCTGCAACTTGGTTCAGGGCACACAATG GCAGCAGCAGCCTACCCTTACCCAGATCCCTACTATAGAAGCATTTTTGCTCCCTATGACGCTCAGCCATACCCTCCACAGCCCTATGGTGGACAACCAATG GTCCATCTTCAGTTAATGGGAATTCAGCAAGCTGGAGTTCCTTTGCCATCAGATGCAGTTGAGGAACCTGTATTTGTCAATGCAAAACAATATCATGGGATCTTGAGACGTCGACAATCCCGTGCAAAAGCTGAATCAGAAAACAAAGCCATCAAGTCTCGGAAG CCATACTTGCATGAATCTCGACATTTGCATGCCTTGAGAAGAGCTAGAGGATTGGGGGGTCGGTTTCTCAATTCCAAGAAGAATGAGAATCAACAAGAGAATGGAGATTCACCAGGTGACAAATCACAAtccaatatcaatcttaactCTGATAAAAATGATATTGCTTCCTCAGATAGCAAGTCTTGA
- the LOC110648033 gene encoding nuclear transcription factor Y subunit A-7 isoform X2 — protein MHNSLMTSSVHDLSDNSETNEQQKHSESQIQSLSPATAPVHPGMSTPNVQYATSLQLGSGHTMAAAAYPYPDPYYRSIFAPYDAQPYPPQPYGGQPMVHLQLMGIQQAGVPLPSDAVEEPVFVNAKQYHGILRRRQSRAKAESENKAIKSRKPYLHESRHLHALRRARGLGGRFLNSKKNENQQENGDSPGDKSQSNINLNSDKNDIASSDSKS, from the exons ATGCATAATAGCCTCATGACTTCTTCTGTGCATGATCTTTcag ATAATAGTGAGACTAATGAGCAGCAGAAACACTCAGAATCTCAGATTCAGTCTCTTTCTCCTGCAACTGCACCAGTGCACCCTGGGATGTCAACCCCAAATGTCCAGTATGCAACAAGCCTGCAACTTGGTTCAGGGCACACAATG GCAGCAGCAGCCTACCCTTACCCAGATCCCTACTATAGAAGCATTTTTGCTCCCTATGACGCTCAGCCATACCCTCCACAGCCCTATGGTGGACAACCAATG GTCCATCTTCAGTTAATGGGAATTCAGCAAGCTGGAGTTCCTTTGCCATCAGATGCAGTTGAGGAACCTGTATTTGTCAATGCAAAACAATATCATGGGATCTTGAGACGTCGACAATCCCGTGCAAAAGCTGAATCAGAAAACAAAGCCATCAAGTCTCGGAAG CCATACTTGCATGAATCTCGACATTTGCATGCCTTGAGAAGAGCTAGAGGATTGGGGGGTCGGTTTCTCAATTCCAAGAAGAATGAGAATCAACAAGAGAATGGAGATTCACCAGGTGACAAATCACAAtccaatatcaatcttaactCTGATAAAAATGATATTGCTTCCTCAGATAGCAAGTCTTGA
- the LOC110648033 gene encoding nuclear transcription factor Y subunit A-7 isoform X3: MSTPNVQYATSLQLGSGHTMAAAAYPYPDPYYRSIFAPYDAQPYPPQPYGGQPMVHLQLMGIQQAGVPLPSDAVEEPVFVNAKQYHGILRRRQSRAKAESENKAIKSRKPYLHESRHLHALRRARGLGGRFLNSKKNENQQENGDSPGDKSQSNINLNSDKNDIASSDSKS; encoded by the exons ATGTCAACCCCAAATGTCCAGTATGCAACAAGCCTGCAACTTGGTTCAGGGCACACAATG GCAGCAGCAGCCTACCCTTACCCAGATCCCTACTATAGAAGCATTTTTGCTCCCTATGACGCTCAGCCATACCCTCCACAGCCCTATGGTGGACAACCAATG GTCCATCTTCAGTTAATGGGAATTCAGCAAGCTGGAGTTCCTTTGCCATCAGATGCAGTTGAGGAACCTGTATTTGTCAATGCAAAACAATATCATGGGATCTTGAGACGTCGACAATCCCGTGCAAAAGCTGAATCAGAAAACAAAGCCATCAAGTCTCGGAAG CCATACTTGCATGAATCTCGACATTTGCATGCCTTGAGAAGAGCTAGAGGATTGGGGGGTCGGTTTCTCAATTCCAAGAAGAATGAGAATCAACAAGAGAATGGAGATTCACCAGGTGACAAATCACAAtccaatatcaatcttaactCTGATAAAAATGATATTGCTTCCTCAGATAGCAAGTCTTGA
- the LOC110648032 gene encoding ferredoxin--NADP reductase, root isozyme, chloroplastic → MAHSAAVSQVSFAVPVGSDSTLRRSVLKPRSISFSDKSWVPSLALDLKSRNARLQNHYIVCMSLQQASRSKVAVSPLEFEDAKGPPLNLYKPKEPYTATIVSVERLVGPKAPGETCHIVIDHGGNVPYWEGQSYGVVPPGENPKKPGAPNNVRLYSIASTRYGDNFDGKTATLCVRRALYYDPETGKEDPSKSGICSNFLCNSKPGDKVQITGPSGKIMLLPEDNPNATHIMIATGTGVAPFRGYLRRMFMEDIPTFKFGGLAWLFLGVANTDSLLYDDEFTKYLQDYPDHFRYDKALSREQKNKSGGKMYVQDKIEEYSDEIFKLLDGGAHIYFCGLKGMMPGIQDTLKRVAEQRGDSWEQKLSQLKKNKQWHVEVY, encoded by the exons ATGGCCCATTCGGCAGCAGTCTCGCAG GTCTCTTTTGCTGTTCCTGTTGGGAGCGATTCCACTCTAAGAAGATCAGTTCTTAAG CCACGCAGTATAAGCTTCAGTGATAAATCATGGGTCCCTTCATTAGCTTTGGATTTGAAATCAAGGAATGCTCGATTGCAAAATCATTACATAGTATGCATGTCATTGCAACAAGCCAGCAGATCTAAGGTTGCAGTTTCACCTTTAGAATTTGAAGATGCCAAAGGGCCTCCATTGAATTTATACAAGCCCAAGGAACCTTACACAGCAACCATTGTCTCTGTTGAGAGGCTTGTAGGACCAAAAGCTCCTGGAGAAACTTGCCATATTGTGATTGATCATGGTGGCAATGTTCCTTACTGGGAAGGACAAAGTTACGGTGTTGTCCCTCCT GGTGAAAACCCAAAGAAGCCAGGGGCACCTAACAATGTACGTCTCTATTCAATTGCATCTACCAGGTATGGAGACAATTTTGATGGCAAGACAGCTACTTTATGTGTTCGTCGTGCTCTTTATTATGATCCTGAGACTGGAAAGGAGGACCCTTCAAAGAGTGGTATATGCAGCAATTTCCTTTGCAACTCAAAGCCTGGGGATAAAGTTCAGATCACTG GACCTTCTGGCAAGATAATGCTTTTGCCTGAAGATAACCCTAATGCCACGCACATAATGATTGCAACTGGCACTGGAGTGGCTCCATTTAGAGGATACCTCAGACGAATGTTCATGGAGGATATCCCTACTTTCAAGTTTGGCGGTCTTGCTTGGCTCTTCCTTGGAGTAGCAAACACCGACAGCCTCCTCTATGATGATGAATTTACAAAGTATCTTCAAGACTACCCAGATCACTTCCGCTATGACAAGGCACTCAGCAGAGAACAAAAGAACAAGAGTGGAGGAAAGATGTACGTGCAGGATAAAATTGAGGAATACAGCGATGAAATCTTCAAACTCTTGGATGGTGGAGCTCACATTTATTTCTGTGGGCTCAAGGGAATGATGCCTGGGATCCAAGATACACTGAAGAGAGTTGCAGAGCAGAGAGGAGACAGCTGGGAGCAGAAGCTCTCACAGCTCAAGAAGAACAAGCAATGGCACGTGGAGGTGTACTGA